The Rhopalosiphum maidis isolate BTI-1 chromosome 1, ASM367621v3, whole genome shotgun sequence genome has a segment encoding these proteins:
- the LOC113549128 gene encoding alanine--glyoxylate aminotransferase 2-like: MENKNLTFTETIDLRNKYIGKSCELFYKKSPLKIVRGQAQYLYDQDGREYLDCINNVAHVGHCHPAVVKAGVEQMQQLNTNSRFLHDNLVVCAEKIVSKMPEPLSVCFFVNSGSEANDLALRLARQHTGNTDVITLDHAYHGHLTSLIDISPYKLNLPRAPKKPDHVHIAPVPDVYRGKIRADDHPDEDMGKLYALEVKKIIDQNVIEGRGQQVCAFIAESLQSCGGQIILPHNYLRDVYKYVREAGGVCIADEVQVGFGRSGTHYWAFQLDGADVVPDIVTMGKPMGNGHPVAAVITTEAVARSFEATGIQYFNTVIRWNPVSCAIAIAVMNVVADELMMENAKDVGEYLLSELENMQRRFPDVIGDVRGVGLFVGIELIQDAKTKTPATAETREIVNRMKDEERILVSSDGPDVNVIKLKPPMVFTRANADRFLKSFKTMISDIRTQRFQML, translated from the exons atggaaaataaaaacctcACATTTACTGAAACAATTGATCtgcgtaataaatatattgg gaaaTCTTGcgaattgttttataagaaGAGCCCTTTGAAAATCGTTCGTGGCCAAGCACAGTATTTGTATGATCAAGACGGAAGAGAATACTTGGATTGCATCAATAACGTTGCCCACG TTGGCCACTGTCATCCAGCCGTGGTGAAAGCTGGAGTGGAGCAAATGCAACAGTTGAACACCAACAGCAGGTTTCTTCATGATAATCTGGTGGTGTGCGCTGAGAAGATCGTGTCGAAAATGCCGGAACCGTTATCCGTCTGTTTCTTCGTCAATTCTGGTTCCGAAGCAAATGACTTGGCATTGCGGTTGGCTCGGCAACACACGGGCAACACCGACGTCATCACCCTGGATCA TGCGTACCATGGCCACTTGACTTCACTAATTGATATTTCACCATATAAACTGAATTTGCCAAGAGCACCAAAAAAACCAGATCACGTGCACata gcTCCTGTTCCGGATGTATATAGAGGTAAAATTAGAGCTGACGATCACCCCGATGAGGATATGGGCAAGCTGTATGCActtgaagttaaaaaaattattgatcaaAATGTGATCGAAGGACGTGGTCAACAAGTTTGCGCATTCATAGCAGAAAGCTTACAAAGCTGTGGTGGTCAAATAATACTACCACATAATTACTTACGAGATGTTTACAA ATATGTGCGAGAAGCCGGTGGTGTGTGCATTGCTGACGAAGTTCAAGTAGGATTTGGCCGATCGGGTACGCACTATTGGGCATTCCAGCTTGACGGAGCGGATGTTGTACCCGACATCGTGACTATGGGCAAGCCCATGGGCAACGGACATCCGGTTGCAGCCGTTATCACTACAGAAGCAGTGGCACGCAGTTTTGAAGCCACTGgcattcaatatttcaatacagtga TACGGTGGAATCCTGTGTCGTGCGCCATAGCTATCGCCGTGATGAACGTGGTTGCCGACGAATTGATGATGGAAAATGCCAAAGACGTGGGCGAGTATCTATTATCCGAACTAGAAAATATGCAACGGAGGTTCCCGGACGTTATCGGAGATGTTCGCGGTGTCGGACTGTTCGTTGGTATCGAACTGATACAGGATGCGAAAACCAAGACTCCGGCCACGGCGGAAACCCGAGAGATCGTCAACAG AATGAAAGATGAAGAAAGAATACTGGTCAGCAGTGACGGACCAGACGTGAACGTCATCAAACTTAAGCCACCAATGGTATTTACCAGAGCCAACGCCGATCGATTTCTTAAGTCGTTTAAGACAATGATTTCAGATATCAGGACACAGCGGTTTCAAATgctgtga
- the LOC113549127 gene encoding sorting nexin-27: MSSKVPAGPREVTITKSVTGFGFNVRGQVSEGGQLKSINGQLYAPLQHVSAVLEGGAAYDAGIRKGDRILEVNNVNVEGSTHKQVVDLIKSGGDVLTLTVISVTPQEAERLEPSEDQSTYNYIDYSDKRSLPISVPDYHTVDKDGDKYVVFNIYMAGRHLCSKRYSEFANLHANLKREFIGYSFPKLPGKWPFTLSEQQLDSRRRGLELYLEKVCAVRVIAECEIMQDFLADSGNIQNIDSIVDLKIILPDREIVVIRTKKNATADSVYNSVIDKIQMAENIADYFYLFEIVEYNFERKIQPNEVAHQLYVQNYRTASASCLCIKRWLFNPAIEIRLIESDNLAATFIFWSTIDEVDRNHIIVGDRLYELKALQDSSKKLDYLKMAKELPGYGEVIFPHCPCDSRKTGHVMAAVGYLGLRLIACTEDGTLENQIVEFTWKTIKCWEIDETNGLFSFQFQREEKSPKSVKLHTPYFTFLADCFNRIQEESWKIKSP, encoded by the exons ATGTCGTCGAAAGTACCGGCGGGCCCCCGTGAAGTCACGATAACAAAGAGCGTCACCGGTTTTGGATTTAACGTTCGTGGCCAGGTTAGCGAGGGTGGTCAACTTAAGAGTATAAATGGTCAACTCTACGCTCCTCTACAGCATGTCAGTGCTGTACTCGAAGGAGGAGCAGCGTATGATGCAGGGATCCGAAAAGGAGACAGGATCCTCGAAGT GAATAATGTGAATGTCGAAGGATCAACACACAAACAAGTTGTAGACCTGATCAAATCGGGCGGTGATGTGTTGACATTGACTGTAATTTCTGTTACACCTCAa gaagCTGAAAGACTTGAACCAAGCGAAGATCAgtctacttataattatattgattacagTGATAAAAGATCATTACCAATTTCTGTACCAGATTATCACACAGTTGATAAAGATGGAGACAAATATGTG gtgtttaatatatatatggctGGTCGTCACTTATGTTCAAAACGATATAGTGAATTTGCCAATCTACATGCTAACCTCAAAAGAGAGTTTATTGGATATAGTTTTCCTAAACTCCCGGGAAAGTGGCCATTTAC gttaaGCGAACAACAACTTGATTCAAGAAGAAGAGGTTTGGAGTTATATTTGGAAAAGGTATGTGCTGTTCGTGTGATAGCTGAATGTGAAATCATGCAAGATTTTCTAGCTGATTCTGGTAACATACAG AATATTGACTCCATAgtggatttaaaaataatattacctgaCCGAGAAATAGTAGTTATTAGAACTAAAAAGAATGCAACAGCTGATAGTGTTTACAACAgtgttattgataaaatacaaatggcTGAAAATATAGCagattatttttacctatttgaAATTGTTGAGTATAACTTTG aaagGAAAATTCAACCGAATGAAGTTGCTCATCAACTTTATGTTCAAAACTATCGAACAGCTAGTGCTagttgtttatgtataaaacgaTGGCTATTTAACCCTGCCATTGAAATCCGACTTATAGAATCAGATAATTTAGCTGCTACATTTATTTTCTGGAGTACTATAGATGAAGTTGATCGTAATCATATCATTGTAGGAGACCGTTTATATGAACTAAAAGCTTTGCAAGATTCTTCCAAAAAATTAGAT tatttaaaaatggctAAAGAATTACCTGGTTACGGTGAAGTAATATTTCCACATTGTCCGTGCGACTCTCGAAAGACTGGTCATGTGATGGCAGCTGTTGGTTATTTAGGTCTTAGACTTATAGCGTGTACTGAAGATGGTACTCTTGag aATCAAATTGTTGAATTCACATGGAAAACTATCAAATGCTGGGAGATTGATGAGACTAATGGATTATTTAGTTTTCAGTTTCAACGTGAAGAAAAAAGTCCCAAAAGTGTTAAATTACATACTCCttat tttACATTCCTAGCAGACTGCTTTAATCGAATACAAGAGGAATCGTGGAAAATTAAATCaccataa